The Pseudodesulfovibrio cashew genomic sequence TGCGCAGGTTTCAATCCACGCCCCCGTGCAGGGGGCGACTGCGCACCGTGCCGTCGGTGTCGGCGATGAGGGTGGTTTCAATCCACGCCCCCGTGCAGGGGGCGACTATTCAACCCAAAATCAACCCGACGTTGTAAATAGTTTCAATCCACGCCCCCGTGCAGGGGGCGACTGCGCACCGTGCCGTCGGTGTCGGCGATGAGGGTGGTTTCAATCCACGCCCCCGTGCAGGGGGCGACTATTCAACCCAAAATCAACCCGACGTTGTAAATAGTTTCAATCCACGCCCCCGTGCAGGGGGCGACGCTCAAGGCTGTTGACGGGATAAAAAAGGGGAAGAGTTTCAATCCACGCCCCCGTGCAGGGGGCGACTCCAGTAACTACAGCCGCCGCGTCAAATATGCCAGTTTCAATCCACGCCCCCGTGCAGGGGGCGACCGAAGCGACGACCATGTCCTGGTCGATCCACAGGGTTTCAATCCACGCCCCCGTGCAGGGGGCGACGCCCAGGAAGGCCGCGCCAGCCGCCAAACCGACGAGTTTCAATCCACGCCCCCGTGCAGGGGGCGACGCCGGATACCCCGGCGCTTCCCGCCGCCGCAGGAGTTTCAATCCACGCCCCCGTGCAGGGGGCGACACAACCCCTTGCCGCCCTTGCTAGCCTCTTTCGGTGTTTCAATCCACGCCCCCGTGCAGGGGGCGACAACGAAGCCAACAGCGTTAAATATAGAGTTCATCGTTTCAATCCACGCCCCCGTGCAGGGGGCGACAATCCTGGGCCGGGGCGAGGGGCGGCACGCTCTCAGTTTCAATCCACGCCCCCGTGCAGGGGGCGACAGCGGCGACAGAGGCCGAAACCGGCGCGTGGTATGTTTCAATCCACGCCCCCGTGCAGGGGGCGACCTGATAACTTTCCTCATCCGGCGAAAGGGTAGATGGTTTCAATCCACGCCCCCGTGCAGGGGGCGACCGCCGGGGGCAACGCCTTCGCCGGACGTATAAAGGTTTCAATCCACGCCCCCGTGCAGGGGGCGACCGCCGGGGGCAACGCCTTCGCCGGACGTATAAAGGTTTCAATCCACGCCCCCGTGCAGGGGGCGACCGATGGTTAGGGCGTTCCCGCCTGGGTAGATATGGTTTCAATCCACGCCCCCGTGCAGGGGGCGACGGGAGAGATAGCGCGAGTGAGCGCAAAGGGCAGGTGTTTCAATCCACGCCCCCGTGCAGGGGGCGACTGGAGTCCGGGGCGGATAGAGACTCTGTCATAGTCGTTTCAATCCACGCCCCCGTGCAGGGGGCGACCCAAAAAATACGGTAACTTGGACAAGGAAAAATGGTTTCAATCCACGCCCCCGTGCAGGGGGCGACTTCGCGTGGCCTATTACGTCGCCTGCCTCGTCGATGTTTCAATCCACGCCCCCGTGCAGGGGGCGACAAGTTCGACTTCGGAAACGTCAGACTTAAAAAGGTGTTTCAATCCACGCCCCCGTGCAGGGGGCGACCCAGCATATCCGGCTATGTCCGCGCCTTCTTGTGGTTTCAATCCACGCCCCCGTGCAGGGGGCGACTTGCAGCGGCCATAACGCCCAGAATGATGTACTTGTTTCAATCCACGCCCCCGTGCAGGGGGCGACACGATGATTTTATCTCAACTATAATGGCAATGACCGTTTCAATCCACGCCCCCGTGCAGGGGGCGACGCTTTACTCCCTTCCGGCGTCAGACATCCTGGATGTTTCAATCCACGCCCCCGTGCAGGGGGCGACTTCACCATTTCAGGCGCGCGCAGCACCTTCAACCTGTTTCAATCCACGCCCCCGTGCAGGGGGCGACAAAAGTTGAAACAGCCGGACCTTTTGCGTCATACGTTTCAATCCACGCCCCCGTGCAGGGGGCGACCCAGTAACTTTTGCTGCCTTTTTAAGTTCATAAGTTTCAATCCACGCCCCCGTGCAGGGGGCGACTTGATCACATTTTAACCGCCCTAAAGGGCAAAGGGTTTCAATCCACGCCCCCGTGCAGGGGGCGACTGTGACGGCCACGGATGCCGGTGCCCTGATAGATGTTTCAATCCACGCCCCCGTGCAGGGGGCGACATTGTTTTCGGCTCAAGTTCTGTGGTGGCAGAGGGTTTCAATCCACGCCCCCGTGCAGGGGGCGACATGGTTTGGCAGCGACTGTTTGTCAACTTCTCAAGTTTCAATCCACGCCCCCGTGCAGGGGGCGACAAGGTGGTTCCCCGCGGCGGAGGGGATGGAGGAAAGTTTCAATCCACGCCCCCGTGCAGGGGGCGACGGTGACCGTCAAGGACTCGTTGGAGACCAGCGGGGTTTCAATCCACGCCCCCGTGCAGGGGGCGACTGTGGGGGTGCGCAACGCACGCAGGATACAGGTTTTAGGCACGGTATCCGCGAACCAGTGACTACGCATCACCACGAAATTGTTCGCGTTGCGACGAACACGCTGCAACGCATCGTTATCATTCTTTATTCCCACCGTGCGAACCCGCCGGGGAATTGGCGACAGCTTGGGGTTCGCGCTACAGGATGAGCACATCCGTTTCCGGGTCGTAAGCCTCGCCCGCGCCGTGCTGCTCCACTCTCCTTTGCCAGTTCTTACCGAGGAAATAAAACCGCAGGCTATCCACCTCCTCGTCGTAGGCATCAAGTAGGCGGTGACGCAATTGTGCCCACTGGGCCGGGTCGACCACGCACTCGAACACGGAGTACTGAACCCGCTGACCGTAATTCTCGCAAATCTTGGCGATCTTCTGCAGGCGGCGCTTGCCGTCCGGATTCTCGAAGCTCACGTCATAACTTACCAAAACCAACATGCTCACTTCCAATAATACGGCGGGTAGCCGTCCAGATCGCCCCGTATGCTTCGGGCGATGAGTTGCGCCTGAACATGAAAGGCCAGGCCAAGCGGGATGCGCTCCCTGAGGAACGGATGCATCGCCTCATCCTGCTTGCGCTTTTGCCAGGCGGTCAGGACCGTCTTCCGCGTGTCGTCGTCCATGAACACCGCCCCGCTCTCCTTGGTCACGAAGCCGCGTGCACGGACCTCGCCACGATTGATGAGCGACAGGACCAGCCTGTCCGCCATGAACGAACGGAACTCCTCCATGACGTCCAGGGCAAGACCGGGACGCCCGGGCCGGTCGCGGTGCAGGAAACCGACTTGCGGATCGAGCCCCACGGCCTCCAGGGCGGACCGAACATCATGAGCCAGCAGCGTATAAACGAAAGAAAGCAGGCAGTTCACCGCATCAAGCGGCGGACGACGGTTGCGTCCGTCAAACGAGAACGCCTCCTCATCCTGCAGAACCATCTGGCCGAACACGGCAAAGTATGCCCCTGCCGCCTGGCCTTCCATGCCCCGCGCCTCATCCAGCGAAACAGGGGTTTGCAAGCGGCGGGCGCACTCATCAAGGGTGCAAACGGCCCGCTCCAGCATCCCGGCATCCACCCGGTCCCCGTGGTCACGGAGACAGCGCCGCAGAACCGCCCGCGAGTTGACGACCTTCCCCGCTATGACGGACCGGGCGATATCCGCCGACGCCACGGGGTCATCCGCCTGACGGTATTGCTCCCGGCGAAGCAGCACATTGCCGCTCTGCGGGCCGCGCACTCCGGCCAGATACCGCCCGCGCTCGGTCATGAATGAAAGCGCCAGCCCCTTCTCGCCGCAATGGCCCAGCAGGAACGGGCTGCACAGCACGTTGCCGAAGCAGACGATGCCGTCCAGTACATGGACCGGGAAACGCTTCTTCTGGCCGTTCTCGGCCCGGATCACCACACATTCGCCATCCTTTGACAGATAGGTCCCCTGGGAAGTGACATAGAGCGTATTCAAGAGTTTCTTCATGGTTCCAGCCCCTTGAGCAGATAGCGTTCCACATCCTGCCCTGTCTTGGGCATGCACGCGCCTTTCAGGGAGCACCCCCGGCATCGCTTGCCGTGCGTTGCAGGAGGCGTCTGTGCGGTCTCGACCATTGTGTGCATGTCCCGGCAGCTTTGCTCCACGAGCGAGCGCAAGGGGGTGTCAAAGACCACCCGCTCACGGCGGCGGGGCTTGCCGTAGAAGATCGCCCCATCCCGAATGACTGCGCCAAGCATCTCCTCCAGGCACATGGCCTGGGCGCAGAGCTGTGCCCGGTCCCAGTCCTCGACCTTGGGAGAACCGCGCTTGTACTCAACGGGATAAGGAATCTCCCGTCCGTCCGGCCCGGGGCGCATCTCCACCACGTCGGCCACGCCGTAAAGTCCCAGCCGGTCGCTGCGAATGGGCACGGCGCGGTCCTCGGCAACGCCTCCGCGCCGACCGGCGGAACCGGAATCGGCACGGAGGTGCAGCAGCCGCCCCTCGGCGGTGAAACGGTTCTCGGCCCAGACCTTTTCCACATGGATGAGCGCGCACTGCCGGGGGCAGTACAGATAGTGCTGCAATGCGGAAAGGGGCAGGGTCCGGTCCATGGCTAGAACTTCACGTCCACGTCCACACCGCCTGGAACGGCTCCCTCGTCAACGGCGACCACGTAGTCGCCAAAGGCGCGGGCCGGGCCATCGCCCCCGTTGCGGGTGACGGTTACGGCGTCGAAGAGCTTGTGCGCCGGAGCGTTGCCCAGCTTGTCCTGGTGTTTGAACACGATCAGGCCGCGCGCGCTCATCTTGCCACGCGCCGCAGAGTGGTCGTGATCGAACATGTTCGCAAGCGCCTGCCACAGCAGCTCCAGGTCGTCATCGGAGAATCCGGTGCCCTTGTCACCGTCGGCCAGGTGTGCGGAGACGAACCCTTCGGCACGATACAGGGCATAGGGCACGATGTGCTTGCGGCCCATGGTGCGATTGTCGCCGTCCTGGGCCTTGGCTTCCTTTTCGGTTTCCACGGCCATGCGGGTGATGGAGACCTCGGCGGGGATGATCGGGTCAATGCTCTTGG encodes the following:
- the cas2 gene encoding CRISPR-associated endonuclease Cas2; its protein translation is MLVLVSYDVSFENPDGKRRLQKIAKICENYGQRVQYSVFECVVDPAQWAQLRHRLLDAYDEEVDSLRFYFLGKNWQRRVEQHGAGEAYDPETDVLIL
- the cas1c gene encoding type I-C CRISPR-associated endonuclease Cas1c, translated to MKKLLNTLYVTSQGTYLSKDGECVVIRAENGQKKRFPVHVLDGIVCFGNVLCSPFLLGHCGEKGLALSFMTERGRYLAGVRGPQSGNVLLRREQYRQADDPVASADIARSVIAGKVVNSRAVLRRCLRDHGDRVDAGMLERAVCTLDECARRLQTPVSLDEARGMEGQAAGAYFAVFGQMVLQDEEAFSFDGRNRRPPLDAVNCLLSFVYTLLAHDVRSALEAVGLDPQVGFLHRDRPGRPGLALDVMEEFRSFMADRLVLSLINRGEVRARGFVTKESGAVFMDDDTRKTVLTAWQKRKQDEAMHPFLRERIPLGLAFHVQAQLIARSIRGDLDGYPPYYWK
- the cas4 gene encoding CRISPR-associated protein Cas4: MDRTLPLSALQHYLYCPRQCALIHVEKVWAENRFTAEGRLLHLRADSGSAGRRGGVAEDRAVPIRSDRLGLYGVADVVEMRPGPDGREIPYPVEYKRGSPKVEDWDRAQLCAQAMCLEEMLGAVIRDGAIFYGKPRRRERVVFDTPLRSLVEQSCRDMHTMVETAQTPPATHGKRCRGCSLKGACMPKTGQDVERYLLKGLEP
- the cas7c gene encoding type I-C CRISPR-associated protein Cas7/Csd2; this translates as MTAITNRYEFVYLFDVENGNPNGDPDAGNTPRIDPETGHGLVTDVCLKRKVRNFVEIAKGGEEGCNIYVAEKGVLSLTREPAYKTEEVKKLKKKEEQVAAARQWMCENFFDVRTFGAVMSTKENNCGQVRGPVQLTFAKSIDPIIPAEVSITRMAVETEKEAKAQDGDNRTMGRKHIVPYALYRAEGFVSAHLADGDKGTGFSDDDLELLWQALANMFDHDHSAARGKMSARGLIVFKHQDKLGNAPAHKLFDAVTVTRNGGDGPARAFGDYVVAVDEGAVPGGVDVDVKF